Proteins from a genomic interval of Alosa alosa isolate M-15738 ecotype Scorff River chromosome 8, AALO_Geno_1.1, whole genome shotgun sequence:
- the LOC125298795 gene encoding uncharacterized protein LOC125298795, giving the protein MSCESCAEVPHSSHWVLVVPEVSTEKSGSIFRLSSPAGSYECSESGLCWTCAGPVTLQYHFIDWHLLADDLPHLQYRPAGPSMDIKFISGELEEIHLSHFLCLGGSQSSLKDAVEILHKQDSGVSIEKCELSRFHARLVNPSFSLLGVFYSLKSVIFPGQEEEREKQIKIHADVLVYQSSRVPLIFRTYILPMDTNSRRLVEDQEKLEGFRGRRQPKHRPVRPMQMDGFYVLQTDCFKTDCSKPDCNSRIYPVQTDLTDRYFVPNFYDVHLKEVVNFKLELLSSEDKQKVWQAEILRVQCSNNPQQDIVNTSTEVPASAPPHTANVQTPVEVSTTSTVEVSSGSSSPVQPASVSSSITAHDSGTAVAPTFHSNSRISKSCESCAEVPDSCHWFLMKPEVSREKSVSTYSLTSPAGSYECSESGLRWTCAGSVTLQYRFTDWYVFSQELPTMQSSPAGPLMNISVMSGELEEIHLPHFLCLGGSEASVRDAVRVLHERESGVGMEVCELTRHHARILHPSFSLLGLVYNLRNLLSPKIHCVLLLFCTRTAPLVLHTYLVPNDPAHIRAIHQKEENRGVWIDKPSAVGPLLLNDSVCVRTLCPSEIQPKKMNLWPLSTGNYSEVYINQPEAEFDMEVISSQHTEPIWTVKIYRDDYCQPSRSPGQGSSQGANTAHTM; this is encoded by the exons ATGAGCTGTGAATCCTGTGCTGAAGTTCCACACTCTAGCCACTGGGTCCTGGTGGTACCTGAAGTCTCCACAGAGAAGAGTGGCTCCATCTTCAGACTGAGCTCTCCTGCAGGGAGCTATGAATGCTCAGAGTCTGGTCTGTGCTGGACGTGTGCTGGTCCAGTCACCCTGCAGTACCACTTCATAGACTGGCATCTCTTGGCTGATGACCTGCCCCACTTGCAGTACAGACCAGCTGGCCCTTCAATGGACATCAAGTTCATCTCAGGAGAGCTGGAGGAGATCCACCTGTCACATTTTCTCTGTTTGGGAGGTAGCCAGTCTTCGCTGAAGGATGCTGTGGAGATTCTGCATAAGCAGGACAGTGGAGTGTCTATAGAGAAGTGTGAGCTGAGTCGCTTCCATGCCAGGCTGGTCAACCCCTCCTTTTCTCTACTCGGGGTCTTCTACTCTCTGAAATCTGTCATATTTCCTGgccaggaggaagagagagagaagcagattAAGATCCATGCAGATGTCTTGGTCTATCAGAGCAGCAGAGTACCCCTCATTTTCCGCACATACATCCTGCCCATGGATACCAATTCTAGAAGGTTAGTGGAGGACCAGGAAAAATTGGAGGGATTCAGAGGCCGCAGACAACCCAAGCACCGGCCTGTCAGACCCATGCAAATGGATGGGTTTTATGTCTTGCAGACTGACTGTTTCAAAACTGACTGCTCAAAGCCTGACTGCAATTCCAGAATTTATCCAGTACAGACGGACCTCACAGACAGATATTTTGTTCCCAACTTCTATGACGTGCACTTGAAAGAGGTTGTGAACTTCAAGCTGGAGCTCCTCAGTTCTGAAGACAAACAGAAAGTCTGGCAAGCAGAGATCTTGAGAGTTCAATGCTCGAACAATCCCCAACAGGACATTGTGAACACCTCTACTGAAGTTCCTGCCTCTGCTCCCCCACACACTGCTAACGTCCAGACCCCTGTGGAAG TGTCCACTACCAGCACAGTGGAGGTGTCCTCTGGCTCCTCTAGCCCAGTCCAGCCAGCCTCAGTCTCGTCCTCCATTACGGCTCATGATAGTGGAACTGCTGTGGCCCCTACTTTCCACAGCAATTCCAGGATTTCCAAGAGCTGTGAATCCTGTGCTGAAGTTCCAGACTCATGCCACTGGTTCCTGATGAAGCCTGAAGTCTCCAGAGAGAAGAGTGTCTCCACCTACAGCCTGACCTCTCCAGCAGGGAGCTATGAGTGCTCAGAGTCTGGTCTGCGCTGGACATGTGCTGGTTCAGTCACCCTGCAGTACCGCTTCACGGACTGGTATGTCTTTTCTCAAGAGCTGCCCACCATGCAGTCCAGTCCTGCTGGACCTCTGATGAACATCAGTGTCATGTCTGGAGAGCTGGAGGAGATCCATCTGCCACATTTCCTCTGTTTGGGGGGTTCTGAGGCATCTGTGCGTGATGCTGTGAGGGTCCTGCATGAGCGGGAGAGTGGCGTGGGTATGGAGGTGTGTGAGCTGACCCGACACCATGCCAGGATTCTccacccctccttctctctgttaGGGCTGGTGTATAACCTGAGGAATCTGCTCTCACCCAAAATCCACTGTGTGCTGCTGCTCTTCTGCACCCGCACCGCCCCTCTGGTTCTCCACACCTACCTGGTCCCAAATGACCCAGCTCACATCAGGGCCATCCACCAGAAGGAGGAGAATAGAGGGGTGTGGATCGACAAACCCAGTGCTGTTGGCCCGCTGTTGCTGAATgacagtgtctgtgtgaggACATTGTGTCCATCAGAGATCCAGCCTAAGAAGATGAACCTGTGGCCGCTCTCCACTGGTAACTATTCTGAGGTGTACATAAACCAGCCAGAGGCAGAATTTGATATGGAGGTCATCAGCTCTCAACACACAGAGCCCATCTGGACAGTCAAGATCTACAGAGATGACTACTGCCAGCCCAGCAGGAGCCCAGGACAGGGCAGCAGCCAGGGagcaaacacagcacacacaatgtGA